A section of the Methanoregula formicica SMSP genome encodes:
- a CDS encoding DNA-methyltransferase, with amino-acid sequence MRREKVRDKAGKAKIRKGSKDAQGALHSSEPCGIQPLINSIICGDALAVLSCIPDRSIDLIITSPPYNFGHSYAQDPHDDTHEWNEFFDSLHGVWKECERILKPGGRIAVNIQPLFSDYVPTHHIISQQLSGLGLLWRAELLWEKNNYNAKYTAWGSWKSPSMPYIKYTWEYIEIFDKESHKKTGQKSDIDISAEEFKEWVIGRWTFPPETRMKDYDHPAMFPEELPRRLMKLFSYKNDIVLDPFNGAGTTSLAAWKLGRRFIGIDVSEQYSRTAMERLATAGVTMGEPPAYPFPRLLRLKDLPG; translated from the coding sequence ATGCGACGGGAGAAAGTCAGGGATAAAGCCGGTAAGGCGAAGATCCGCAAAGGATCAAAGGATGCTCAGGGGGCACTTCATTCTTCCGAACCCTGTGGCATACAGCCGCTTATCAACAGCATCATCTGCGGTGATGCGCTCGCTGTTCTTTCCTGTATTCCCGACCGGAGTATCGATCTCATCATCACTTCTCCACCCTATAATTTCGGGCATTCCTATGCACAGGACCCCCATGACGATACCCACGAATGGAATGAATTTTTCGATAGTCTTCACGGAGTCTGGAAAGAATGTGAGAGGATCCTTAAACCCGGCGGAAGGATTGCAGTGAATATCCAGCCCTTATTCTCGGACTACGTCCCCACTCACCACATCATCTCGCAGCAGCTTTCAGGTCTTGGTTTGCTCTGGAGAGCTGAGCTCCTCTGGGAGAAGAATAATTACAATGCAAAATATACCGCATGGGGGAGCTGGAAGTCCCCCTCGATGCCCTACATCAAGTACACCTGGGAATATATCGAGATCTTTGACAAAGAATCGCATAAAAAAACCGGCCAGAAATCAGACATTGACATATCTGCTGAAGAATTCAAGGAGTGGGTTATCGGCAGGTGGACATTTCCTCCGGAGACACGGATGAAGGACTACGATCATCCGGCCATGTTCCCGGAGGAACTGCCCCGCCGGCTCATGAAACTGTTTTCCTACAAAAACGATATTGTCCTGGACCCGTTCAACGGGGCCGGGACAACCTCTCTTGCAGCCTGGAAACTGGGGCGCCGGTTTATCGGGATTGATGTTTCCGAGCAGTATTCCCGCACAGCAATGGAGCGTCTGGCCACGGCTGGTGTAACGATGGGTGAGCCTCCGGCATACCCCTTCCCCCGTCTTTTGCGCCTGAAAGATCTGCCCGGATAA
- a CDS encoding ABC transporter ATP-binding protein, with product MLDIEDLHVKVGDKEVLHDINLHIGEGETHVLLGPNGSGKTTLLMTIMGYSQYTITEGKIIFKGEDVTKMKAHERAKRGIGMLFQRPPTISGLKLGKLLTAISQTKSENIPELAQSLHMDKFLDRDINKGFSGGEIKRSEVLQLTIQNPDFIMLDEPESGVDIENISLIGNAIGSLLEKDKRIVKRQKSGLVITHTGYILDYLETDRGHVMCDGQIKCHGNPREIMKDIKERGYRECLECRNP from the coding sequence ATGCTGGATATCGAAGACCTGCATGTGAAGGTCGGCGACAAGGAAGTGTTGCACGACATCAACCTCCATATCGGAGAGGGTGAAACCCATGTGCTCCTTGGACCCAATGGTTCGGGAAAAACTACCCTCCTGATGACGATCATGGGGTATTCCCAGTACACGATCACGGAGGGTAAGATCATCTTCAAAGGGGAGGATGTGACAAAGATGAAAGCCCATGAGAGGGCAAAGCGCGGAATTGGTATGCTCTTCCAGCGTCCTCCGACCATTTCCGGCCTGAAACTGGGTAAACTCCTCACGGCAATCTCCCAGACCAAAAGCGAGAATATCCCGGAACTTGCCCAGTCCCTGCACATGGACAAGTTCCTTGATCGCGACATCAACAAGGGATTCTCCGGTGGGGAGATCAAGCGCAGCGAAGTGCTGCAGCTGACTATCCAGAACCCGGACTTCATCATGCTCGACGAACCGGAAAGCGGTGTCGATATCGAGAACATCTCATTGATCGGCAATGCAATCGGTTCCCTTCTGGAGAAAGACAAGCGTATTGTCAAGCGCCAGAAGAGCGGACTTGTCATCACCCATACCGGGTATATCCTCGATTACCTGGAAACCGACCGCGGTCACGTGATGTGCGACGGGCAGATCAAGTGCCACGGGAACCCCCGCGAGATCATGAAAGACATCAAGGAAAGAGGATACAGGGAGTGCCTCGAATGCCGCAACCCGTAA
- a CDS encoding SufD family Fe-S cluster assembly protein, which produces MPQPVKVPEISKADRDRLAQTGIDLSLQNRCGSYLQMDQEIVHSECTEQGIEVLSYKKAMEKYDWLKEYAWKVVSPEKDDITKHVAAQKDPKGYVIIAHKGSSNIFPIQACLFLGKEQIQHVHNIIIAEEGAELHIISGCSSGEKVGHGAAHYGISEFYVGKNAKISFTMIHNWSEHIEVYPRSASVVEENGVFLSNYVCMQPVKKIQMYPTATLKGENSVARFSSVVICPKGSYMDLGSRAILEGKGASAELVTRAITKGGTIISRGHIAGKTAGTRGHLECKGLILKDGVIYAIPEIEGSIVGTELSHEAAVGKLAREEIEYLMSRGLDEDEATATIIRGFLDVKISGLPEALQKQIDASIDEAEKSGF; this is translated from the coding sequence ATGCCGCAACCCGTAAAAGTACCCGAGATCTCAAAGGCCGACCGTGACAGGCTTGCACAGACCGGAATCGATCTTTCCCTGCAGAACCGGTGCGGCAGTTATCTCCAGATGGACCAGGAGATCGTCCACTCGGAATGCACCGAACAGGGCATCGAGGTTCTTTCCTACAAGAAAGCAATGGAGAAGTACGACTGGCTGAAGGAGTATGCCTGGAAAGTCGTCTCTCCTGAAAAGGACGACATTACAAAACATGTCGCAGCCCAGAAGGATCCGAAGGGTTACGTGATAATCGCCCACAAGGGATCCAGCAACATCTTCCCGATCCAGGCCTGTCTCTTCCTCGGAAAGGAACAGATCCAGCATGTCCATAATATCATCATAGCCGAGGAAGGCGCCGAGCTCCATATCATCTCCGGTTGCTCAAGCGGAGAAAAGGTCGGCCACGGTGCCGCTCACTACGGGATCTCGGAATTCTATGTCGGTAAAAACGCCAAGATCAGTTTCACGATGATCCACAACTGGAGCGAGCATATCGAGGTCTACCCGCGCAGTGCGTCCGTTGTCGAGGAGAACGGGGTCTTCCTCTCCAACTACGTCTGCATGCAGCCGGTAAAGAAGATCCAGATGTACCCGACGGCAACGCTCAAAGGTGAGAACTCGGTCGCTCGTTTCAGCAGTGTTGTCATATGTCCGAAAGGCTCGTACATGGATCTTGGGTCCAGGGCAATCCTTGAAGGCAAGGGTGCCAGCGCAGAACTGGTGACCCGTGCTATCACCAAGGGTGGAACCATCATCTCCCGCGGCCACATTGCGGGAAAGACTGCGGGTACCCGCGGGCATCTTGAATGCAAGGGTCTCATCCTTAAAGACGGGGTTATCTACGCGATACCCGAGATTGAAGGATCCATTGTCGGGACAGAACTCTCGCACGAGGCCGCTGTCGGAAAGCTCGCCCGCGAGGAGATTGAATACCTCATGTCCCGTGGTCTTGACGAGGATGAAGCTACAGCGACAATTATCCGCGGATTCCTTGATGTCAAGATCTCCGGACTTCCCGAAGCCCTGCAAAAACAGATCGATGCCTCGATCGATGAGGCAGAAAAATCGGGATTCTAA
- a CDS encoding protein-L-isoaspartate(D-aspartate) O-methyltransferase produces the protein METFPRADERSRMVEQQIRARGITNPRVLDAMREIPRHLFVPPPHTSSAYIDAPLPIGNGQTISQPYIVALMTDLLEPRPEDRVLEIGAGSGYQAAILARLVRQVTTIERIHTVADLARKNIASLGLKNVSIIVGDGTEGYRESAPYDGIIITAATPQIPPPLIDQLDEGGILVAPVGGRDIQELIALKKHHGKTVQSSHGGVRFVPLIGEYGWTDT, from the coding sequence ATGGAAACCTTCCCCCGAGCTGACGAGCGTTCAAGGATGGTGGAGCAGCAGATCCGGGCCCGGGGGATCACGAATCCCCGGGTCCTGGATGCGATGCGGGAGATTCCCCGCCACCTTTTCGTTCCCCCGCCGCATACGTCATCTGCATACATTGACGCTCCGCTCCCTATAGGAAACGGGCAGACTATCTCCCAGCCCTATATCGTTGCCCTCATGACCGATCTTCTCGAACCACGACCTGAAGACCGGGTTTTGGAGATTGGCGCCGGCAGCGGATACCAGGCTGCAATCCTCGCGCGTCTCGTCCGCCAGGTCACAACGATCGAGCGTATTCACACCGTCGCGGATCTCGCGAGGAAAAACATTGCCAGCCTCGGGCTGAAAAACGTCAGTATTATTGTGGGGGACGGAACAGAAGGATACCGAGAGAGTGCTCCCTATGACGGGATTATCATCACTGCGGCCACCCCGCAAATCCCCCCTCCCCTTATCGATCAGCTGGATGAAGGTGGGATCCTGGTAGCACCAGTTGGCGGGAGGGATATCCAGGAACTCATAGCCCTGAAAAAACACCATGGCAAAACCGTTCAGTCATCCCATGGAGGGGTCCGGTTCGTCCCCCTTATAGGGGAATATGGATGGACTGATACCTGA
- a CDS encoding cyclase family protein, whose translation MTIIDITRSLAGDALVYPGDTPPRFSQRDAGLYLISELRMSSHSGTHIDAPIHYLKTGATVDELPLSHLVGPCRVLDVSGAGSLIDATDLEGRIDGCKRILLKTGFSQCYAFREDYPSLTPGAAHYLISQGSLCVGIDSFSIERFDCDGSVHRKLLGSGCLIIELLDLSRVPEGDYTLVALPLKLSGIDGAPARVVLLDEDGVE comes from the coding sequence ATGACCATCATTGATATCACCCGATCGCTCGCTGGAGATGCCCTCGTTTATCCGGGTGACACGCCCCCCCGGTTCTCCCAAAGGGATGCCGGCCTGTACCTGATCTCAGAACTCCGGATGAGCAGCCATTCCGGTACGCATATCGATGCTCCCATCCATTACCTGAAAACGGGTGCGACCGTTGATGAGCTGCCCCTTTCGCACCTGGTAGGACCCTGCCGGGTACTGGATGTGTCAGGTGCAGGATCCCTTATCGACGCAACAGATCTCGAGGGCAGAATCGATGGCTGCAAACGGATCCTGCTCAAGACAGGATTCTCGCAGTGTTATGCATTCCGGGAGGATTATCCCTCCCTAACTCCGGGTGCAGCACACTATCTTATCTCTCAGGGCTCGCTTTGCGTTGGTATCGATTCCTTCTCCATTGAGCGGTTCGATTGCGACGGTTCGGTTCACCGTAAGCTCCTGGGTTCGGGCTGCCTTATCATCGAACTGCTCGATCTCTCCCGCGTACCCGAAGGAGATTACACCCTTGTTGCTCTGCCACTGAAACTTTCGGGTATCGATGGGGCACCGGCTCGTGTTGTCCTTCTGGATGAGGATGGAGTTGAATGA
- a CDS encoding phosphopentomutase/phosphoglucosamine mutase, translating into MLFGSSGIRRRFDQALIDTAFRVGNVLAAGSSEVLLGMDTRTTSSLLSHLVISGIVSNGGTARIAGIVPTPTVAFSSRFATSGCMITASHNPEEYNGIKLFNPDGSSFTRAQQQGTEDALSSLMYADWQHLGKEYAVDAGTPHKKAILDKITIERQASVIVDCGNGAGSTFTPSLLTDAGVRTVLINCNPSGNFARPSEPLMDYLGYLGGIVLKNKASCAVVHDGDADRMMAFDNEGRYIGGDHLLMLFARYLDAKRVVTTSDASMIIDEIAEVHRTPVGDAFVSEELISWGDFGGEPSGAWIFPQISLCPDGPFAAALLCQIASEWDIAEEIDAMPHYPVLRESFKTDAAREIMSSLGAPNPTDGIRLSDDDGWCLVRASGTEPKIRVTAEGRTRENAKAMLEKGKTLIRQGKTA; encoded by the coding sequence ATGCTCTTTGGGTCTTCCGGAATACGGAGACGGTTTGATCAGGCTCTCATAGATACTGCATTCAGGGTCGGGAATGTTCTCGCGGCAGGATCGTCTGAGGTTCTTCTGGGGATGGACACGAGGACAACAAGCTCCCTCCTCTCCCATCTCGTCATATCAGGAATCGTGAGCAATGGGGGCACTGCCCGGATTGCCGGGATCGTCCCGACACCTACTGTCGCGTTCAGTTCCCGTTTTGCCACCTCGGGCTGCATGATAACTGCATCGCATAATCCCGAAGAATATAACGGGATAAAACTTTTCAACCCGGACGGATCGTCATTCACCAGGGCGCAGCAGCAGGGGACAGAGGATGCACTTTCTTCCCTTATGTATGCAGACTGGCAGCATCTCGGAAAGGAGTATGCCGTCGATGCCGGTACGCCACATAAGAAAGCAATCCTTGACAAGATAACCATCGAAAGGCAGGCATCAGTAATTGTCGATTGCGGTAACGGGGCCGGATCAACCTTTACACCCTCTCTCCTGACAGACGCGGGAGTCAGGACCGTTCTCATCAACTGTAATCCATCCGGCAACTTCGCCCGGCCTTCGGAACCCCTTATGGACTATCTTGGGTATCTTGGCGGGATTGTATTGAAAAATAAGGCCTCCTGTGCAGTTGTCCATGACGGGGACGCCGACCGCATGATGGCATTCGACAACGAGGGGAGGTATATCGGGGGAGACCACCTCCTCATGCTCTTTGCCAGATACCTTGATGCTAAACGGGTTGTTACAACAAGCGACGCTTCGATGATCATCGATGAGATTGCTGAAGTCCATAGAACTCCGGTTGGGGATGCATTTGTTTCCGAGGAATTGATCTCCTGGGGAGATTTCGGCGGCGAGCCTTCCGGGGCATGGATCTTCCCGCAGATATCCTTGTGCCCGGATGGCCCGTTTGCGGCGGCCCTTCTTTGCCAGATTGCATCGGAGTGGGACATTGCAGAAGAGATCGATGCGATGCCCCATTACCCGGTCCTGCGTGAATCATTCAAGACCGATGCTGCAAGGGAGATCATGTCCTCCCTTGGGGCACCGAATCCGACTGATGGCATACGGCTCTCTGACGATGACGGGTGGTGCCTTGTCCGTGCAAGCGGTACCGAACCAAAAATACGGGTCACCGCTGAAGGCAGAACCCGGGAGAATGCAAAGGCCATGCTCGAAAAAGGGAAAACACTCATCCGGCAAGGGAAAACTGCTTAA
- the glmU gene encoding bifunctional sugar-1-phosphate nucleotidylyltransferase/acetyltransferase — translation MECVILAAGEGKRMRPLTAKRPKVMLPIANRPMMEHLVMAAREAGITDFVFIVGYGEREIRRYFGDGTTLGIHIEYATQRQQRGTADAVGVARNHVTGPFIVLNGDMVLKKEDITALCHRKPTCMCTTTTDHAEDYGVVMVENGHITSLEEKSRHPKSNLINAGAYLFSPEIFDLIDAVRPSPRGELELTDALAVLIARKQLYSHSLTYWMDVGHPWDLLEANTSFLETIPSTNEGIIEDGVTLKNTVLVGEGSVIKAGTYIEGPCTIGKNCRIGPHAYIRGATSIGDDCHIGHCSELKNSIIMNGTKIPHFNYIGDSIVGSGCNFGAGTKIANLRHDHANVQVCGKDTRRKKFGAVIGDGVQFGINCSVNVGTMIGSEAQFAPNTVIEGCIGEKTIIR, via the coding sequence ATGGAATGCGTTATCCTCGCTGCAGGGGAAGGAAAACGGATGCGCCCCCTGACGGCGAAACGCCCGAAAGTCATGCTCCCCATCGCAAACCGCCCGATGATGGAGCATCTTGTTATGGCAGCACGGGAGGCCGGGATAACTGATTTTGTCTTTATCGTGGGATATGGCGAGAGGGAGATACGCAGGTATTTTGGTGACGGGACAACACTGGGGATCCATATCGAATATGCCACCCAGCGGCAGCAACGGGGGACCGCGGATGCCGTTGGTGTTGCCCGGAACCATGTAACCGGACCATTCATCGTCCTGAACGGGGACATGGTCCTGAAAAAAGAGGACATCACTGCACTCTGCCACAGGAAACCCACCTGTATGTGCACGACGACTACGGATCATGCTGAAGACTACGGGGTAGTCATGGTCGAGAACGGGCATATTACCTCTCTTGAAGAGAAGTCCAGGCACCCGAAATCGAACCTGATCAACGCAGGGGCGTATCTTTTTTCCCCAGAGATTTTCGATCTTATCGATGCAGTCCGACCCTCGCCACGCGGGGAACTTGAACTGACTGATGCGCTGGCGGTGCTGATTGCTCGAAAGCAGTTGTACTCCCACTCGCTCACCTACTGGATGGATGTCGGCCATCCTTGGGATCTGCTGGAAGCAAACACCTCGTTTCTGGAAACTATCCCGTCAACGAATGAAGGTATCATCGAAGATGGTGTGACCCTGAAAAACACGGTCTTGGTTGGCGAAGGCTCGGTGATAAAAGCCGGCACCTATATCGAGGGGCCCTGCACAATTGGAAAGAACTGCCGGATCGGACCTCATGCCTATATCCGGGGCGCAACCAGTATCGGAGATGATTGTCATATCGGCCATTGTTCCGAACTCAAGAATTCTATCATCATGAACGGAACAAAAATCCCTCACTTCAATTATATCGGTGACTCTATTGTCGGGTCCGGGTGCAATTTTGGTGCCGGCACAAAAATCGCCAATCTTCGTCATGATCATGCAAACGTCCAAGTCTGCGGGAAGGATACCCGCAGGAAAAAATTTGGTGCCGTTATCGGAGACGGGGTGCAATTCGGGATAAACTGTTCTGTCAATGTCGGGACAATGATCGGCAGTGAGGCGCAGTTTGCACCAAATACCGTGATAGAAGGATGTATCGGAGAAAAAACGATTATTCGATAG
- the glmU gene encoding bifunctional sugar-1-phosphate nucleotidylyltransferase/acetyltransferase, whose amino-acid sequence MMQAVILAAGEGRRVRPLTKNRPKAMIPVANRPIIEYVIDALIKNGIRDIIVVVGYRKELVTRYLNTLDIPVEVVVQNKQLGTGHALLAAEPKIQDNFIVLPGDNYIDPASIARIRDHSNAMLVKEHPSPSNFGVVMLSNSHVTQIIEKPAHAPSFLVSTGIYSLTKKNFSHIRENNLTDAVSSLIASGVKIQGIPADDWQDAIYPWDLLKMNRRFLQNIPPTHDGSISRHASIHGAVQIGKGTTIGPNTVINGPVVIGNDCRIGPNCCIQPNTSIGSRVTIEPFTIVGDAIVMDDTTIGSHSRVIDTILGERCKLADHLSISTITGIHDIEGSPTRSEFGAVLGDSVTSGPFTILKNTLVGNNAIIEGNSSLSSRQVQDNSLVI is encoded by the coding sequence ATGATGCAGGCAGTAATTCTGGCAGCAGGGGAAGGGAGGCGCGTCCGCCCTTTGACGAAGAACCGGCCAAAGGCGATGATCCCGGTGGCCAACCGGCCGATCATTGAGTACGTCATCGATGCCCTGATAAAAAATGGCATCCGCGATATCATTGTCGTTGTCGGGTACCGTAAAGAGCTGGTGACAAGGTATCTTAATACCCTGGACATTCCTGTTGAAGTTGTTGTCCAGAATAAACAACTGGGAACAGGACATGCGCTCTTGGCCGCTGAACCAAAGATCCAAGACAACTTTATCGTTCTGCCGGGGGACAATTACATCGACCCCGCCTCCATTGCCCGCATCAGGGACCACTCCAATGCAATGCTGGTCAAGGAACATCCCAGTCCCTCGAACTTCGGTGTGGTGATGCTCAGCAACAGTCATGTGACCCAGATCATCGAGAAACCGGCACACGCTCCCAGTTTCCTGGTCAGCACGGGGATCTATTCGCTGACAAAAAAAAATTTTTCCCATATCCGCGAAAACAACCTGACCGATGCTGTTTCCTCGCTGATTGCCAGTGGTGTGAAGATACAGGGGATTCCGGCTGATGACTGGCAGGATGCTATATATCCCTGGGACCTGCTCAAGATGAACCGTCGTTTCCTCCAGAATATTCCGCCGACTCATGATGGATCTATCAGCCGCCATGCGAGCATCCATGGGGCAGTCCAGATTGGGAAAGGGACTACAATCGGTCCCAATACCGTTATCAATGGGCCCGTAGTAATCGGGAATGACTGCAGGATCGGCCCCAATTGTTGCATCCAGCCCAATACCAGCATCGGATCCCGAGTAACTATTGAACCGTTCACTATCGTTGGCGACGCCATTGTCATGGACGATACCACGATAGGGTCTCACTCCCGGGTTATCGATACGATCCTGGGAGAACGGTGCAAGCTTGCCGATCATCTCTCGATCTCAACCATCACCGGGATCCATGATATTGAGGGCAGTCCTACGAGGTCTGAGTTCGGTGCAGTGCTTGGTGACTCTGTTACCAGCGGTCCCTTCACAATCCTGAAAAATACCCTTGTCGGAAATAATGCTATTATTGAAGGCAATAGCAGCCTCTCGTCCAGACAGGTCCAGGATAATTCTCTGGTGATCTGA
- the glmS gene encoding glutamine--fructose-6-phosphate transaminase (isomerizing) codes for MCGIIGYTGKRDAAPILVEGLKKLEYRGYDSFGIATADEAISVVKKEGRISNHAGTAGNLKGKRGIGHTRWATHGVPNDQNAHPHTDCTNRIALVHNGIIENYAELKRELIQRDHVFRSETDTEAIVHLVEEEYAKKNHLLDAVRTAVSRLKGSYALLVLASDNEEIVAARNASPLVIGIGDGETFIASDITPMLEYTERVLFLEDGDIATVTRENVSIYQNGKQVNRPVELIDWSVEDGKKGGFAHYMLKEIFEQPQVFYNTIRGINDAPLPDCNRLRDPVTVVACGTSYHAGLIFKYLLEECCQIPARLDYASEFRYYPPPASGLVIGITQSGETADTLMALRLAKAHNCHTLAITNVLGSTVTRLADTTLYMRAGPEISVAATKSFIAQLAVLMQIVNRFRGNSQTETLLEAHKAIEDALLMDFSETVGLCENAQSIFYVGRGPFYPVSLEGALKMKEISYIHAEGYAAGEIKHGPFALLSEKTPVIAICMPGETYDVMISNIKEMKARGSPVIGIGRSGDTDLPEICDLFIPLNVATLFTQILTATVVLQLIAYHTAEKLGRDIDRPRNLAKSVTVE; via the coding sequence GTGTGCGGCATTATCGGATATACCGGGAAGAGGGATGCAGCACCGATACTTGTAGAAGGGTTAAAGAAACTCGAATACAGGGGATATGATTCATTCGGGATAGCCACCGCGGATGAGGCTATCTCTGTGGTAAAAAAAGAGGGGCGGATATCGAATCATGCCGGCACTGCCGGAAACCTGAAGGGCAAACGGGGTATCGGGCATACCCGGTGGGCAACCCACGGGGTTCCGAATGATCAAAACGCCCATCCGCACACTGATTGCACAAATCGTATTGCCCTGGTCCATAACGGTATCATTGAAAATTATGCCGAGCTGAAGCGCGAACTGATCCAGCGTGATCACGTGTTCAGATCTGAAACAGATACCGAGGCCATTGTCCACCTTGTTGAAGAGGAGTATGCAAAGAAAAACCACCTCCTGGATGCCGTCAGGACCGCTGTGTCCCGTTTGAAAGGATCCTATGCACTTTTGGTCCTCGCATCCGACAACGAAGAGATTGTTGCCGCAAGGAACGCAAGTCCGCTTGTTATTGGGATCGGAGATGGTGAAACATTCATTGCATCCGATATAACCCCGATGCTTGAGTATACCGAGAGGGTGCTCTTTCTTGAAGATGGCGATATCGCGACCGTGACCCGTGAAAATGTCAGCATCTACCAGAATGGCAAACAAGTCAACCGCCCTGTTGAGTTAATAGACTGGAGTGTCGAGGATGGGAAAAAGGGAGGTTTTGCCCACTACATGCTCAAGGAAATCTTTGAACAGCCACAGGTCTTTTACAACACGATCCGTGGAATCAACGATGCTCCTCTGCCCGATTGTAACCGACTCAGGGATCCTGTCACCGTTGTAGCATGCGGAACATCCTACCATGCGGGCCTCATCTTCAAGTATCTCCTGGAGGAGTGTTGCCAGATCCCGGCCCGCCTGGACTATGCGTCAGAGTTCAGGTATTATCCCCCTCCAGCAAGCGGGCTTGTCATCGGGATCACCCAGTCGGGTGAGACGGCAGATACCCTGATGGCACTACGGCTCGCAAAAGCGCACAACTGCCATACCCTTGCGATCACTAATGTGCTCGGAAGCACGGTGACAAGACTTGCTGATACGACACTCTATATGCGTGCAGGGCCGGAGATCAGCGTTGCTGCAACGAAGTCTTTTATTGCCCAACTGGCAGTATTGATGCAAATCGTCAACAGGTTCCGTGGGAACAGCCAGACCGAAACACTTCTCGAAGCGCATAAGGCAATTGAAGATGCCCTCCTGATGGACTTCTCGGAGACTGTGGGATTATGCGAGAACGCCCAGAGTATCTTTTATGTTGGCAGGGGCCCTTTTTATCCAGTCTCCCTTGAGGGCGCCCTGAAGATGAAAGAGATCTCCTACATTCATGCAGAGGGGTATGCTGCAGGTGAAATCAAGCACGGGCCATTCGCCCTCCTGTCGGAAAAGACACCGGTCATTGCGATTTGTATGCCGGGAGAGACATATGATGTTATGATCTCGAACATCAAGGAGATGAAAGCACGGGGATCACCGGTTATAGGCATAGGCAGATCAGGAGACACGGATCTTCCAGAGATCTGTGATTTGTTTATTCCCCTTAATGTGGCAACCCTCTTTACCCAGATCCTGACTGCAACAGTAGTGCTCCAACTGATTGCCTATCATACTGCAGAAAAACTTGGCCGGGATATCGACCGGCCACGAAACCTGGCGAAGAGCGTGACTGTTGAATGA